The Psilocybe cubensis strain MGC-MH-2018 chromosome 7, whole genome shotgun sequence genome has a window encoding:
- a CDS encoding WSC domain-containing protein (WSC domain-containing protein ARB_07867), with protein MATANFLVLVSAALCVVASPTLDVRQSSTASLPSGWAPFGCYSDSTSSRTLRVASFTDITGMTVESCIAFCTPAGYNFAGLEFARECYCDNIIEPPAVVIDSSNCATPCTGNANEICGGSNAITIFQHTAASNPPTPTTTTTTTTTTPTPVASIKQSVGTFQYKGCFQDRPANQPRALGTQLTISGVTAETCTAACKAAGFALAGLEFGQECWCATFMSLVSPLPDSQCNMVCVADSTELCGAGNVLAVYQDTTATPLDQNTCLSLGILFPGAGGVPDFNFNLLMVPSSGTGTNVLLGVVFNTTIPINQSVFKLTGSLPQTSPGHSFSISGGQGAVGANSGGVDAGFSIPLIAGQAVLFDFVNFSTNICMKPNPIGSFGPFIGPPVLSVNGQANPWASCATEPLTPIFSPTAANGVCTSVFLEMLPPSIA; from the exons ATGGCTACTGCTAACTTCCTTGTCTTGGTTTCTGCGGCT TTATGTGTTGTCGCTTCTCCAACATTGGATGTTAGACAATCTTCTACGGCAAGTCTCCCTTCCGGGTGGGCACCATTCGGATGTTACAG TGATTCAACATCATCACGAACCCTTCGTGTAGCATCCTTCACCGATATTACAGGCATGACCGTTGAGTCATGTATAGCGTTCTGCACTCCTGCAGGATATAATTTTGCAGGTCTTGAATTCGCTCGA GAATGCT ATTGTGACAATATCATCGAGCCTCCAGCGGTTGTTATCGACAGCAGCAATTGCGCAACACCTTGTACAGGCAATGCCAATGAAATCTGTGGTGGTTCAAACGCTATTACAATCTTTCAGCA TACTGCAGCCTCGAATCCACCAACCCCCACGACAAccacgacaacgacaacgacaacgccGACTCCAGTTGCCAGCATCAAGCAGTCCGTCGGCACCTTCCAATATAAAGGATGCTTCCA GGATCGTCCTGCTAACCAACCGCGTGCTCTCGGGACTCAACTGACAATCTCTGGAGTCACCGCTGAAACATGTACCGCTGCATGCAAAGCTGCGGGATTTGCACTAGCCGGGTTGGAATTTGGACAGGAATGCT GGTGTGCAACCTTCATGTCACTAGTCTCGCCATTGCCCGACTCGCAATGCAACATGGTTTGCGTTGCAGATAGCACCGAGCTTTGCGGCGCAGGAAATGTCCTTGCCGTATACCAGGACACCACGGCTACTCCTCTTGATCAGAATACATGCCTTTCCCTTGGGATTCTCTTCCCAGGAGCAGGCGGTGTACCAGACTTTAATTTCAATCTTCTGATGGTACCATCAAGCGGGACTGGAACAAATGTTCTTCTTGGAGTCGTGTTTAATACTACGATCCCCATCAACCAGAGCGTTTTCAAACTTACA GGTAGCCTTCCCCAAACTAGTCCTGGACATTCTTTCTCCATTTCCGGAGGTCAGGGTGCAGTTGGTGCCAACTCCGGAGGAGTCGACGCTGGTTTCTCAATCCCGCTAATCGCCGGACAAGCAGTATTATTCGACTTCGTCAACTTCAGCACTAACATATGCATGAAG CCTAATCCAATCGGTTCCTTTGGACCATTCATCGGGCCGCCGGTGCTTTCCGTCAATGGACAGGCCAATCCTTGGGCATCTTGCGCGACAGAGCCATTGACACCCATATTCTCACCCACCGCGGCCAATGGCGTATGCACGAGCGTTTTCCTGGAGATGCTTCCCCCATCTATCGCTTAA
- a CDS encoding Pleckstrin homology domain-containing family A member 8 gives MAPYFQTVKSFADVPFTGEDGQGGVETEAFLAASDGLVQLFDLLGSGVFGFVQADIRGNINGVRARYDSHKDASRTLEELVQSEKNEPHRHATPCLVRLIRGLLFTCRALQHMQRDTSCELHVCFRRAYDEVLRHHHNFVIRGVVGVAIRATPHRHAFYTSIAQGEPFDELDVELARWLEGLDRIVGSVRAFLESGGFGKV, from the exons ATGGCTCCTTACTTTCAGACCGTAAAG TCATTTGCTGATGTTCCATTTACTGGCGAAGACGGTCAAGGAGGTGTGGAGACAGAGGCATTTCTGGCAGCGTCAGATGGGCTGGTTCAGTTATTTG ACCTTCTAGGATCCGGTGTTTTTGGATTCGTACAGGCCGATATTAGGGGGAACATCAAT GGCGTACGCGCTCGGTACGACTCCCATAAAGACGCATCCCGCACCCTCGAGGAACTCGTTCAATCGGAGAAGAATGAGCCACACCGACACGCCACGCCGTGCCTAGTGCGATTAATAAG AGGTCTCTTGTTCACCTGTCGCGCCCTGCAGCACATGCAGCGCGATACCTCTTGCGAACTTCACGTCTGCTTCCGGCGAGCATATGACGAGGTGCTGCGACACCACCACAACTTTGTGATTAGGGGTGTAGTCGGG GTTGCGATCCGAGCGACACCCCATCGACATGCCTTCTACACGTCTATTGCGCAAGGAGAGCCGTTTGATGAGCTTGATGTTGAACTGGCACGGTGGCTTGAGGGCCTGGATCGCATTGTTGGAAGCGTGCGGGCATTCTTGGAGAGCGGTGGGTTTGGGAAGGTGTAG